In Terriglobia bacterium, the genomic stretch TCACGATGGCGGCCGCCACGCCCGGCCTGAAAATGCTGGTGGGCAGCGGCGTCGACGGCGATACGTTCCCTCACGGAACACAAGCCATCGAGTTCGAATTGCTCGTGAAACACGCCGGCATGACGCCGGTGAAAGTCCTGCAAGCCGCAACGCTCAACAACGCCGAAGTCCTCGGATGGCAGAAGGACATCGGTTCCGTTGAAAAAGGAAAGTTCGCGGATCTGATCGCGGTCTCCGGCGATCCCCTCTCGGATATTACCGAGCTTCAACGTGTGAAGTTTGTGATGAAAGCCGGTAAAGTGGTGCGCTGGGAATGACCTGCAATGCACAAGGCAAGGCTCGAAGCATTCAGCGACGGAGTGATCGCCATTCTGATCACGATCATGGTGCTGGAACTGAAAGTACCTCAGGGATCCGAGTGGAGTGCTCTTCGTCCGGTCATTCCCACCCTGTTCTCCTATGTGCTCAGCTTCATCTTTCTGGGCATCTATTGGAATAACCACCACCATATGCTCCACACGCTGGAGCGCGTGAACGGCAAGATCTTGTGGGCCAATCTGCATCTCTTGTTCTGGCTTTCTCTCGTGGCGTACGTGACGGACTGGAGCGGACAAAGCCATTTTTCCCCGCTGCCCACGGCAATGTATGGGACCGTGCTGCTCATGTCGGGACTGGCATACCGCATTCTTCAAGCGAGCATCATTCAATCTCAGGGGCCTGACTCGAAGCTCGCGTCAGCAGTAGGCAATGACGTCAAGGGCAAGATATCGCTTGTCTTCTATGCCGTCGCGATCCCGCTGGCGCTGCTCTCGCATTCCTGGATTTCGGCGGGATTGTATGTTGTTGTCGCTTTGATGTGGCTGGTGCCCGACCGGCGGATCGAAGCGCGATTCTGAGAGGCTATATTTGTTAACATGGCGGACGTGTGGCAGCCGAACAAGGCGCAGTGGCGGGTGATCTGGATTGTCGCGACGGTGTTGATTCTGAGCTGGCCGGCCGATAGAGGCCGAAGCCTGGCAACGAAGGTAGCGAACTGGCTGGCAGATCCCGCGGATTCGCTGCCTGCGTTGCCGGCGCAACTCCCGATCGGTCTCGACGATAACGGCGACGCCGTGGCCGCCCACGATGCCGAGGAAGCCACGTATTACCGTGCATACACCAACTCCCGCATGACGCAGCTTCGGATGAAACTTAAAACCGCATCGGATCCGTTCGATCCTTCGACCGAGCGCCAGATTCTGGCAGGCATTGGAATCCTGGGCGCGCTTGCCGTCTGGCGGCTGAACGGATTGTAGACGCGGCCATAGACCGCGCCTACAGCATCAGCGCGATGATGCCGCCTGCTTCTTTTCCGGATGCATCACAACGTGCTGCACCCGCCAGTTCTGCGCTTCTCCGACGTACAGCTCGTTTTCGCTGACGCAGTGGATCTCGTGCGCCCAATAGAACTGGCCCTGCTTTTTCCCGATGGTTCCGAACCAGCCCAGCATTTTCCCGTCGAGATCATCCTTGTAGATCTTGCCGCCGGCGTCGGCGCTATAAAGGAACT encodes the following:
- a CDS encoding TMEM175 family protein — protein: MHKARLEAFSDGVIAILITIMVLELKVPQGSEWSALRPVIPTLFSYVLSFIFLGIYWNNHHHMLHTLERVNGKILWANLHLLFWLSLVAYVTDWSGQSHFSPLPTAMYGTVLLMSGLAYRILQASIIQSQGPDSKLASAVGNDVKGKISLVFYAVAIPLALLSHSWISAGLYVVVALMWLVPDRRIEARF